One Nicotiana sylvestris chromosome 12, ASM39365v2, whole genome shotgun sequence genomic window carries:
- the LOC104234242 gene encoding uncharacterized protein, which translates to MHIESPLKLAVKNGPYFAQQNVDYGVLRFHSLCDPNIPSQIQALLSPNALRVFRKTCFGYLLGLPKICMQNQTLHLLMKYELTKSTDSYFSVLFKGEKLNFSLREFGLITGLNCVNKFSDYGYTSTYVSPLMNTYFPNKERVEKWHLKKVVTNKAWANDVDAVKLCILYMLEFFVCPSDKDHVTFIDKFMFFLIESGNFESYPWGIKSFKQVIESVRHRLNPHVHSYLIRGCSLALQVWLYECCSSVSTELATRCSESIPRILRWSATKGQIWLTAIEEKMIKPEWIKFTNMIESGEELGVLNLPDKIQYEDEHGAQPSHVPTAASPSFEPKYTDCQEDIESVSSKLMKLEKGIVQVDVKLDAYRKDVFEELSSLREFIDQSLKGVMNVINKRFDLDESKFAGSSTKNNYQHQGDNNQQFQFNAGDQLHGSTSNTATISPEHFQPHVDLYPDFQEAAEAYKAADVSPEHLQGNIEEEPVIDEVAEPQQAEGEVPQSPIHGVTVTEVVPEGIDKKVVPEGIENKGLTLDDFELPENLSQLVMYGEPIRDESTPVHPGRTRQPGKHARSPFTSLYSSGGSTSVGPKFFYLKHPFTSVIGENVDPELTERFTNWLYIRSDKVSRRRKYYFSKKDNQIKPWLDFGCEKIDKKDWFYDLAHPGQVINNTHIDVIMYYLRKRGKYGPNNNTRFTTTDCLLKTKIERIYDKFISSPPEQRELPLVVASF; encoded by the exons ATGCATATTGAATCTCCATTGAAATTAGCTGTAAAG AATGGACCTTACTTTGCACAACAAAATGTTGATTATGGTGTGCTTAGATTCCACAGTTTGTGTGATCCTAACATACCTAGCCAGATACAAGCTTTACTCTCTCCGAATGCTTTAAGGGTTTTTAGAAAAACTTGTTTTGGTTACTTATTAGGTCTCCCCAAAATCTGTATGCAAAACCAAACACTTCATCTTCTGATGAAGTATGAATTGACAAAGTCTACTGACTCATATTTTTCAGTACTATTTAAGggtgaaaaattgaatttttccttgaGAGAATTTGGGTTGATAACTGGTCTTAATTGTGTTAATAAGTTTTCAGACTATGGTTACACTTCCACCTATGTTAGCCCTTTAATGAATACATATTTTCCGAACAAAGAAAGGGTTGAGAAATGGCATTTGAAAAAAGTAGTGACTAATAAAGCATGGGCAAACGATGTGGATGCGGTGAAGTTGTGCATTCTTTATATGTTGGaattttttgtttgtccttctgaTAAAGACCATGTGACTTTCATAGACAAGTTTATGTTCTTTCTAATAGAGTCTGGTAATTTTGAGTCATACCCATGGGGTATCAAATCCTTCAAGCAGGTTATTGAATCTGTCCGACATCGTCTTAATCCCCATGTACATTCTTATCTGATACGGGGATGCTCATTAGCCTTGCAAGTGTGGCTATATGAGTGTTGCTCGTCCGTCAGCACCGAGCTTGCTACGAGATGTTCTGAATCTATACCTCGCATTTTAAGATGGTCAGCTACAAAGGGGCAGATTTGGTTAACTGCAATTGAAGAGAAGATGATCAAGCCTGAGTGGATCAAG TTCACAAACATGATTGAATCTGGAGAAGAGCTTGGAGTGCTTAATCTGCCAGACAAGATTCAATATGAAGATGAACATGGTGCTCAACCATCACATGTTCCAACTGCTGCTTCTCCATCATTTGAACCCAAATATACAGATTGTCAAGAGGACATTGAATCTGTCAGTAGCAAGCTCATGAAGTTGGAAAAGGGGATTGTGCAG gTTGATGTAAAGTTAGATGCCTATAGGAAGGATGTTTTTGAGGAACTCTCAAGCCTTCGAGAGTTCATAGATCAAtctttgaagggtgttatgaatGTGATAAACAAGAGGTTTGATTTGGATGAGTCAAAG TTTGCTGGTAGTTCAACAAAAAATAATTACCAACATCAAGGAGATAACAACCAGCAATTCCAGTTCAATGCTGGTGATCAACTGCATGGAAGCACAAGCAATACAG CTACAATTTCTCCAGAACATTTTCAACCACATGTTGACTTATATCCTGACTTCCAAGAAGCAGCTGAGGCATATAAAGCAG CTGATGTTTCACCAGAACATCTACAAGGAAATATTGAGGAAGAACCAGTAATTGATGAAGTGGCTGAGCCACAACAAGCAG AAGGTGAAGTTCCACAGTCGCCAATTCACGGTGTGACTGTGACTGAAGTTGTTCCTGAAGGCATTGATAAAAAAGTTGTTCCTGAAGGCATTGAAAACAAAGGTTTGACATTGGATGACTTTGAGCTGCCAGAAAACTTATCACAGTTGGTCATGTATGGCGAGCCCATACGAGATGAATCAACCCCTGTTCATCCCGGTAGAACAAGGCAACCGGGAAAACATGCACGATCACCTTTCACATCTTTGTATAGTTCTGGAGGCAGCACATCTGTTGGACCTAAATTTTTTTACCTCAAGCACCCCTTCACAAGTGTCATAGGTGAAAATGTAGATCCTGAATTGACAGAAAGGTTCACCAACTGGTTATACATTCGTAGTGATAAAGTATCTAGGAG GAGGAAATATTACTTTTCCAAGAAggataaccaaatcaagccttggttggattttggttgtGAAAAGATTGATAAGAAGGACTGGTTTTATGACCTTGCTCACCCCGGACAAGTCATCAATAACACA